A single Mucilaginibacter inviolabilis DNA region contains:
- a CDS encoding GPW/gp25 family protein, with protein sequence MPNPLYFKPLRFENIALGRDMQTQDLGASISQYIELIIFTRYGEHRYNPEFGCEIWDMDFELIQSETIWEEKLRQSLLRSIKKFEKRIYDIDIDVHISEINKFYPLRNVSEIKKRVEIVIKGKLNKTGEHYTFSTSLFLSPLSA encoded by the coding sequence ATGCCAAACCCTCTATATTTCAAGCCGTTAAGATTTGAAAACATTGCCCTGGGGCGAGATATGCAAACACAGGATCTGGGGGCCTCTATCTCACAGTATATAGAGCTGATCATTTTTACCCGGTACGGCGAACATCGCTATAACCCTGAGTTTGGATGTGAGATATGGGATATGGATTTTGAACTTATACAAAGTGAAACTATCTGGGAAGAAAAGCTGCGGCAGTCACTCCTTCGATCGATCAAAAAGTTTGAAAAAAGAATCTATGACATTGATATCGATGTGCACATCAGTGAGATCAATAAGTTTTATCCGTTAAGAAACGTAAGTGAAATAAAAAAACGGGTAGAGATTGTTATAAAAGGGAAGCTCAATAAAACCGGCGAGCATTATACCTTCAGCACATCATTGTTTCTGAGTCCTTTATCTGCATAA
- a CDS encoding type VI secretion system transmembrane protein TssO, with product MLKFNLKERREKFLLFLGVFLITSSILCTAIFYNYDDGATISKDEFSKRIAEEDEFEALVTQAIPTVDTTYTHIAKFNPNVQALFLENDIKNSIGAIRSYYNRRPYDSRYKCFIHASKLFENLFYDKRELTGNYSDINRLSKLLDDCKLSTRQLQQSLGSSR from the coding sequence ATGCTAAAGTTCAATTTAAAAGAGCGAAGAGAAAAATTTCTTTTGTTTTTAGGAGTGTTTCTGATAACATCATCCATACTGTGCACAGCCATATTTTATAATTATGACGATGGCGCAACTATATCAAAAGATGAGTTTTCCAAACGGATAGCTGAAGAGGATGAGTTTGAAGCCCTGGTTACACAAGCTATACCTACAGTTGATACTACTTATACCCATATTGCAAAGTTTAACCCTAATGTACAAGCACTTTTTTTGGAAAACGATATTAAAAACTCCATAGGTGCTATTCGTTCGTATTATAACAGACGCCCGTATGATAGCCGGTATAAATGTTTTATTCATGCTTCAAAATTGTTTGAGAACCTGTTTTATGATAAACGCGAACTCACCGGCAATTACAGCGACATTAACCGGCTCAGTAAACTGCTTGATGATTGTAAACTATCAACCCGGCAGTTGCAGCAAAGCCTCGGATCCAGCAGATAA
- a CDS encoding type VI secretion system baseplate subunit TssG, which yields MKIKNPNLIDTDFKATVIAAEIVENELVDADGIVILPVGPQQRAFAKEIAGIAVSQTDITNKKILQVQVNRDGLYDMLPEGLFHKPPASSLMITEEEMVKDIVDRRDEEKQTRRFFAPFEAEVNHLKMILELYENRLDKKNEYDDLINIFLKEWKEFGCFTNKQMLILIHVLPVIHEQRNNLVFIGKILTMLFKTPISLSYKLVTRSGKKELGGMQTSLGKAALGIDFIAGQLIEPEEELYVAVGPLSASKMIDFLPGERSAICIDVLLSYFIPMQTGVNVNLLATPASKKIIIGAQQENARLGYTTYLGN from the coding sequence ATGAAGATCAAAAACCCTAACCTTATCGATACAGATTTTAAAGCTACGGTTATTGCTGCAGAAATTGTTGAGAATGAATTGGTTGACGCTGATGGTATTGTAATATTGCCGGTGGGCCCTCAGCAGCGCGCCTTTGCAAAAGAAATTGCGGGCATTGCTGTCAGTCAAACCGATATCACCAACAAAAAGATACTTCAGGTTCAGGTAAACCGCGATGGGTTGTATGATATGTTGCCTGAAGGCCTTTTTCATAAACCTCCTGCTTCGAGTTTAATGATTACCGAAGAAGAGATGGTTAAGGATATTGTGGACAGGAGAGATGAGGAGAAGCAGACACGGCGCTTTTTTGCGCCATTTGAAGCAGAGGTGAACCACCTGAAAATGATCCTGGAGCTTTATGAGAACCGTTTGGATAAGAAAAATGAGTATGATGATCTGATTAACATATTCTTAAAAGAATGGAAAGAGTTTGGCTGTTTTACCAACAAGCAAATGCTTATTTTAATACATGTTTTGCCGGTGATACATGAGCAGCGTAATAATCTTGTTTTTATAGGCAAAATACTAACCATGTTGTTCAAAACACCCATTTCACTCAGCTATAAACTGGTTACCAGGTCAGGCAAAAAAGAGTTGGGAGGCATGCAAACTTCATTGGGCAAGGCAGCTTTGGGAATAGATTTTATAGCAGGTCAGTTAATTGAGCCCGAAGAAGAGCTATACGTTGCCGTTGGGCCATTGAGCGCCTCAAAAATGATTGATTTTTTACCCGGGGAGCGATCTGCTATCTGTATTGATGTGTTATTGTCATACTTTATACCAATGCAAACCGGGGTAAATGTTAATTTACTGGCCACGCCTGCTTCCAAAAAAATAATAATAGGAGCGCAGCAGGAAAATGCCCGGCTTGGTTATACCACTTATTTGGGTAATTAA
- a CDS encoding type VI secretion system baseplate subunit TssF, with amino-acid sequence MSKIFFTSKEEIKGRMLRNAMDFWNTTNVNDIDPLVKLLIEALSTELFNLSNDVKNLENRVLNKISRILASDYLTAPLPAHALLKGIPVENTETLSIKNHFFYRKTASPDAGKTALEPLDVFFTPIGENKVFKAEIKYTFNGRQLWEHTPDMQKNSIARPLPQSFTENNTLWIGIETDPKLNTLQNAGIYFEWPGYTTNNDFYNLLPVTRLYTDEQELDTISGLIYEEEETSENKPVFYDQNIINLITRDVKSYYQNRFISLTDDRLNDLEPLKKSFPVSFEPWFEPTDLKRLKPCVWIKMVFPAVIRPDVISELQLHLNCFPVMSRKLHEQKFRVKEMNNIIPIKPSAFDHFLSVQDLHDDLDIHYNEIPYSQADQSFEGSYSVRNGGAERFDSRNAQQIIEYLFELLRDEKAAFAAYGNDFLNSTLKTLEQNISLIEKKSNQAKDNHELINYLILKPANKAGMLYLQFWTTLADSANNIRKGSRLQQFETTKLKADNLRLMTTSIGGRNSLGATERIQAYKYGLTTKDRIVTQADLTSFCQYELGTKLKSIRISKGVSISPNPKEGFKKTTDIYLKPHEESKLSTNEWDTLLSLLQSKLESRSIINYNYRLFIEN; translated from the coding sequence ATGAGCAAAATATTTTTCACGTCAAAAGAAGAAATAAAGGGCAGGATGCTCCGGAACGCAATGGACTTCTGGAACACCACGAACGTTAATGACATTGACCCGCTGGTTAAATTATTGATTGAAGCTCTTAGTACCGAGTTGTTCAACCTTTCCAACGATGTTAAAAACTTGGAAAACCGGGTACTAAACAAGATCTCCCGGATCCTCGCCTCAGACTATCTCACCGCTCCGCTCCCTGCTCATGCCCTGCTCAAGGGTATACCGGTTGAAAACACGGAGACCTTGAGTATCAAAAATCATTTCTTCTATCGAAAAACAGCTTCGCCCGATGCAGGCAAAACAGCGTTGGAACCTTTGGATGTCTTTTTTACACCTATCGGCGAAAACAAAGTTTTTAAAGCTGAAATTAAATACACATTTAACGGCAGACAGCTTTGGGAACACACGCCGGATATGCAAAAAAATTCGATTGCCCGCCCATTGCCACAATCCTTTACCGAAAATAACACCTTATGGATAGGAATTGAAACCGATCCAAAACTTAATACGCTCCAAAATGCAGGGATATATTTTGAATGGCCAGGGTATACTACCAATAACGATTTTTATAACCTGTTACCCGTTACCCGTTTGTATACCGATGAGCAGGAACTGGATACAATAAGCGGATTAATATATGAGGAGGAAGAAACCAGTGAAAACAAACCGGTATTTTATGATCAAAACATTATTAACCTAATTACCCGGGATGTAAAATCATATTACCAGAACCGTTTTATATCGCTTACAGATGATCGCTTAAATGATCTGGAACCGCTTAAGAAAAGTTTCCCAGTATCATTTGAACCCTGGTTTGAACCAACAGACCTGAAACGACTTAAGCCTTGCGTATGGATAAAAATGGTTTTCCCGGCAGTGATTAGGCCAGATGTGATCAGCGAATTACAGCTGCACCTAAACTGTTTCCCGGTTATGAGCCGTAAACTGCATGAACAGAAATTCAGGGTAAAAGAGATGAATAACATCATCCCTATCAAGCCTTCTGCTTTTGATCATTTCTTATCGGTTCAGGACCTGCATGATGATCTGGATATTCACTATAATGAGATCCCTTATAGCCAGGCTGATCAAAGTTTTGAGGGAAGTTACTCTGTCAGGAACGGTGGCGCCGAACGTTTTGACTCCCGGAATGCACAACAGATCATTGAGTATCTTTTTGAATTGCTCAGGGATGAAAAAGCTGCCTTCGCTGCCTATGGCAACGATTTTTTGAACTCAACACTAAAAACACTTGAGCAAAACATTTCGCTCATCGAGAAAAAATCAAACCAGGCTAAAGACAATCACGAGCTCATCAACTATCTCATTTTAAAGCCTGCCAATAAGGCTGGTATGTTATATCTTCAGTTTTGGACTACTCTTGCTGACAGCGCCAATAATATCAGGAAAGGCTCCCGACTACAGCAGTTTGAGACAACAAAGCTAAAAGCAGATAATTTACGTTTGATGACCACCTCTATCGGAGGCAGGAATAGTCTTGGAGCCACCGAACGTATACAAGCCTATAAATACGGGCTTACCACTAAGGACAGAATTGTTACTCAGGCTGATTTGACCAGTTTTTGCCAGTATGAACTGGGTACCAAGTTAAAAAGCATCCGCATTAGTAAAGGTGTAAGTATCTCTCCAAATCCAAAAGAAGGATTTAAAAAGACTACGGATATCTATTTAAAACCCCACGAGGAAAGTAAGCTGTCAACCAACGAATGGGATACGTTACTAAGCCTGCTACAATCAAAGTTGGAGTCGCGGAGCATCATCAACTATAATTACCGCCTTTTCATTGAAAATTAG
- the tssR gene encoding type VI secretion system protein TssR domain-containing protein, with the protein MKNILIMLLLLSCFSVNAQSPVSISKKVVTLPAAFEKPNENTNIYNSADKTGLPWIVFSDRDENYTYTSPGGTLIMKKLKFMDPFYVSEERNGYIKLIKYQPGMVQGRKLTNKKSSQSYGWISKSKVLLWQSAFINQGTYPSKYIAVISGKNPLLMPDFYYDKTDSLYVFTSPELERKKTKLALNNIVYVFKKSDDGKKMLVGSEGQLVADSAARSVYGWVAADALHNWGNRLYIGSAKNNITDADDSAATAINQAILVAAPPATSTYFKFDPLITPDEPVLRSLPVITGNALSQNDKLGTGLAVDVYDKSNNSILNVKGGHLKYLDYLNIRKNIHHINVVFVVDGGSTMRSYFSGITSTIQSFENIFNAHAKGNQMMYGGVVYRNAQDCPSGGINKMNFTTDYRELVKYFDKQASVTNGCGTTLQNQPVFEGINTALSLFKGHTNETNLIVLIGTTGSADYNADDIANEADQVAAADARLLAIQVFSDYNPIYNDFVIQARRIVSQSAIKLADLKKQRMITGEGLSNVQQFNTSLSDSISFYLDYPKNSMIQGAVVFPPKGVVKTNQAMRLSVDRLMRETDYDITTQVHALDSAFRLTGRENRYVQPGVIAQVSPVANDLGNDMPHNAFKYFINAQLPANVVSQHPGQLQYLLILNEQEYNQLTDILSLMIGENLQQDASDYRKKLFRNYVDIIRKRLNQKMSKGDIKDMALGTYFKTVTGLPLPGKNSFLNTKVADLRGDMPQAQFEAYIKFLVHSSERVKRSVLVNQHFTSNGKTYFYVTQANLQ; encoded by the coding sequence ATGAAAAATATTTTAATAATGTTACTGCTGCTTTCCTGCTTTTCGGTGAATGCGCAGTCGCCGGTTTCCATCAGTAAGAAAGTAGTAACACTGCCCGCGGCATTTGAAAAGCCGAATGAAAACACCAATATCTATAACAGCGCTGATAAGACCGGTTTGCCATGGATAGTTTTCTCTGACCGCGACGAGAACTATACTTATACCTCACCAGGAGGTACGCTGATCATGAAAAAGCTAAAATTCATGGATCCGTTTTATGTAAGTGAGGAAAGAAATGGTTATATAAAATTGATCAAATATCAGCCCGGAATGGTACAGGGCCGTAAGCTCACCAATAAAAAATCAAGCCAAAGCTATGGCTGGATCAGTAAATCGAAAGTTTTATTGTGGCAATCGGCATTCATTAACCAGGGTACCTATCCCAGTAAATATATAGCGGTTATCAGTGGTAAAAATCCGCTCTTGATGCCCGATTTTTATTACGACAAAACAGATTCCTTATATGTATTTACCTCACCAGAACTGGAGCGTAAAAAAACAAAGCTTGCTTTAAATAACATCGTGTATGTATTCAAAAAATCAGACGATGGTAAAAAGATGCTGGTAGGTTCTGAAGGACAGCTTGTAGCCGACAGCGCCGCCCGTAGCGTTTATGGATGGGTAGCGGCCGATGCGTTACATAACTGGGGTAACCGTTTATACATTGGCTCGGCTAAAAATAATATTACCGATGCTGACGATTCAGCAGCAACGGCTATTAATCAGGCCATATTGGTAGCAGCCCCGCCAGCTACCAGCACCTATTTTAAATTTGATCCCCTGATAACACCGGATGAGCCTGTACTGCGGAGTTTACCGGTAATTACCGGAAATGCACTAAGCCAAAATGATAAATTAGGAACCGGACTGGCGGTAGATGTGTATGACAAATCGAATAATAGCATTCTTAATGTTAAGGGTGGTCATCTCAAATACCTGGATTATCTCAACATCCGTAAAAATATCCATCATATAAATGTTGTTTTTGTGGTTGATGGTGGCAGTACCATGCGTAGCTATTTCTCCGGAATAACCAGTACTATTCAATCGTTTGAAAACATATTTAATGCCCATGCAAAAGGTAATCAAATGATGTACGGTGGCGTGGTATACAGAAACGCGCAGGATTGCCCCTCAGGCGGTATCAATAAAATGAACTTTACAACCGATTACCGGGAACTTGTAAAGTATTTTGACAAACAAGCATCCGTAACCAATGGCTGTGGTACTACCTTGCAAAACCAGCCGGTGTTTGAGGGAATAAATACGGCTTTAAGCCTCTTTAAAGGGCATACCAACGAAACCAACCTGATTGTACTTATAGGTACCACCGGGTCGGCAGATTATAATGCAGATGATATTGCCAATGAAGCCGATCAGGTAGCTGCTGCTGATGCCCGTTTACTGGCTATACAGGTATTTAGTGATTACAATCCTATCTATAATGATTTTGTGATACAGGCCAGGCGAATTGTTTCGCAATCAGCTATAAAACTGGCTGATCTTAAAAAACAACGTATGATCACAGGCGAAGGCTTAAGCAATGTACAACAGTTCAATACTTCGCTTTCCGATTCGATCTCCTTTTACCTGGATTATCCTAAAAACAGTATGATACAGGGTGCCGTTGTTTTTCCACCAAAAGGTGTTGTAAAAACCAACCAGGCTATGCGTTTATCAGTTGATCGTTTGATGCGGGAAACAGATTATGATATCACAACACAGGTACATGCACTGGATAGTGCCTTCAGGCTTACCGGGCGCGAAAATCGTTATGTACAACCAGGAGTAATTGCGCAGGTAAGCCCGGTAGCGAACGACCTGGGTAATGATATGCCGCATAACGCCTTTAAATATTTCATTAATGCGCAGCTACCGGCAAATGTTGTAAGCCAGCATCCGGGGCAATTACAATATTTATTGATATTAAACGAACAGGAGTATAACCAGTTAACCGATATCTTGTCATTGATGATAGGCGAAAACCTGCAGCAGGATGCTTCTGATTATCGTAAAAAATTGTTCAGGAACTATGTTGATATCATCCGGAAACGATTAAACCAAAAAATGTCAAAAGGCGATATTAAAGATATGGCCTTAGGTACCTACTTTAAAACGGTTACTGGCTTGCCTTTACCGGGTAAAAATAGTTTCCTGAATACCAAAGTTGCCGATTTAAGGGGCGATATGCCGCAGGCACAGTTTGAGGCATACATCAAATTCTTGGTGCATAGCAGCGAACGGGTTAAGCGCTCGGTGTTGGTTAACCAGCATTTTACATCAAACGGCAAAACTTATTTTTACGTAACCCAGGCCAATTTGCAATAG
- a CDS encoding type VI secretion system contractile sheath small subunit: protein MFNYEIGGNEKKVDTSEAFNDIAPNKTLFIQKLTDNEPLRPEKVEGLKNVEEVFGHYKPKVNVAFDKIDGSNVNETFHFANLGDFAPKRLVQQSNYLRKLNIQREMYQNIIKQLKTNKTLKTTLDNAETKQAFIDALKGIVKELEQ, encoded by the coding sequence ATGTTTAACTACGAAATAGGAGGAAACGAGAAGAAAGTCGATACCTCAGAAGCATTTAATGATATAGCCCCTAATAAAACATTATTTATCCAGAAACTAACAGATAACGAGCCGCTTAGACCCGAAAAGGTAGAAGGATTGAAAAATGTGGAAGAGGTATTTGGACACTACAAACCCAAAGTTAATGTCGCGTTTGATAAAATAGACGGATCAAACGTAAATGAAACTTTTCATTTTGCTAATCTGGGCGATTTTGCTCCCAAAAGATTGGTTCAGCAAAGTAATTATCTGCGTAAGCTCAATATTCAGCGCGAAATGTATCAGAATATTATTAAGCAGTTAAAAACAAATAAAACGTTAAAAACAACCCTTGATAATGCCGAAACCAAACAGGCTTTTATTGACGCGCTGAAGGGTATAGTTAAAGAGTTGGAGCAATAA
- a CDS encoding ATP-dependent Clp protease ATP-binding subunit has translation MNVVNLSESVKTAVRVAQSLAKEYHHKEFGPAHLLKGLMHQEVGLRGMLQSLGKDAAYIQDWADVRIEEYAPAITVPDEMLGNNAVRQVFEEADNVRIKLGVDLITPVCVLIALVKPNVGFDVNQLKSFPVKEKELLDIYLSNEEIQQAVQTAGNEGSDSGHTPTKSNSALLKYCIDRTELARRDKIDPIIGRERETRMVMEILSRRTKPNVMITGDAGVGKTALVDGFALDIVNNQVPDSLKNVQLYELDLGSLIAGASYKGEIEDRLKNILRELKQLDKAILFIDEIHTLLDNKGPIGGGVGNLLKPELARGEITVIGATTIDEYRKVIEPEQAFSRRFEVLQVNEPDTATAIKMLKKLVPRYEVHHNLKVDANAAEECVRLAQRYLKDRRLPDAAFDLLDRTMAAIRLMNDTSVTSLTELRTRFEELKNSQDDPELIISYKWLYSLLRNKISAVLLGQLEDETQVESLETPEEYNAYFERNISQLEALAGNKTEIVDKQDIAAIISYKTGIPLGKIQAQEKERLLNMEGFLKKRVVGQDQALKAVSDAILESRSGLNKKGQPIGSFFLLGPTGTGKTELAKSIAEFLFNDEKAMIRFDMSEFKEEHSAALLYGAPPGYVGYEEGGLLVNKIRQQPYSVVLFDEIEKAHPSVFDIFLQILDEGHMHDRLGKEGDFSNALILFTSNIGSEWVAGEIQKGNMPTSSQLMEVMGKNFRPEFLARLSEIVPFAPISEENVVRIFDIQLKSLVLALEKMGIGMQISDEAKSMLALKGFTPKYGARQLSGVIRNQLRRPISRYIISGELKKGNSVIISKNTDSDELLWDIK, from the coding sequence ATGAATGTAGTTAATCTCAGCGAATCAGTAAAAACGGCCGTTAGGGTGGCGCAGTCTCTTGCAAAGGAGTATCACCATAAAGAGTTTGGGCCGGCGCACCTGTTAAAAGGCTTAATGCATCAGGAAGTAGGCCTGCGTGGCATGTTACAATCTTTGGGTAAAGACGCTGCCTATATACAGGATTGGGCCGATGTGAGGATAGAAGAGTATGCACCGGCCATTACCGTACCCGACGAAATGCTGGGAAATAACGCCGTTAGGCAGGTGTTTGAAGAGGCCGATAATGTGCGTATTAAACTTGGGGTTGATCTGATAACTCCGGTTTGTGTACTTATTGCCCTGGTTAAACCTAATGTTGGTTTTGATGTGAACCAGCTTAAATCGTTCCCTGTAAAAGAAAAGGAACTGCTGGATATTTACCTGAGCAACGAGGAGATACAGCAAGCGGTACAAACAGCGGGTAATGAAGGTAGCGATAGTGGACATACCCCAACAAAGTCAAACAGTGCTTTGCTGAAATATTGTATCGACCGTACGGAACTGGCCCGGCGAGATAAGATAGACCCTATTATTGGCCGCGAGCGGGAAACCCGCATGGTTATGGAGATATTGAGCCGCCGTACCAAGCCTAATGTGATGATAACCGGCGATGCCGGGGTAGGTAAAACGGCGCTGGTTGATGGTTTCGCTTTAGATATTGTGAATAACCAGGTGCCTGATTCACTAAAGAATGTACAACTGTATGAGTTGGACCTGGGTTCATTAATAGCCGGGGCATCCTACAAAGGAGAGATCGAAGACCGACTCAAAAACATTTTGCGGGAGCTGAAACAGCTGGATAAGGCCATTCTGTTTATTGACGAGATACACACATTATTAGACAATAAAGGCCCGATAGGTGGCGGTGTAGGCAATTTGCTTAAACCCGAATTGGCCCGGGGCGAAATAACCGTGATAGGCGCTACTACTATTGATGAATACCGCAAAGTTATTGAACCCGAACAAGCATTTAGTCGCCGGTTTGAAGTATTGCAGGTAAATGAGCCGGATACAGCCACAGCTATAAAAATGCTGAAAAAGCTGGTGCCCCGTTATGAGGTACATCATAATCTGAAAGTGGATGCGAATGCCGCGGAAGAGTGTGTTCGGTTAGCACAGCGCTACCTGAAAGACAGGCGCCTGCCAGATGCCGCTTTTGATCTGCTCGACCGTACTATGGCCGCTATCCGCCTAATGAATGATACTTCGGTAACCTCACTGACCGAACTGCGCACCCGTTTTGAGGAGCTTAAAAACAGCCAGGATGATCCGGAGCTGATCATATCCTACAAATGGTTATATTCTTTACTCCGTAATAAAATCAGCGCGGTATTACTAGGGCAACTGGAGGATGAAACCCAGGTAGAAAGCCTGGAAACACCCGAAGAGTACAATGCTTATTTCGAACGGAATATAAGCCAGTTGGAAGCTCTGGCCGGCAATAAAACCGAAATTGTTGATAAGCAGGATATCGCAGCTATCATATCTTATAAAACAGGCATCCCGCTAGGCAAGATACAGGCCCAGGAAAAAGAAAGGCTTTTAAATATGGAAGGCTTTTTAAAGAAACGCGTGGTAGGGCAGGATCAGGCTCTGAAAGCTGTATCAGATGCTATCCTGGAATCGCGAAGCGGTTTAAATAAAAAGGGACAGCCCATCGGTTCGTTCTTTTTACTGGGGCCAACCGGTACAGGTAAAACAGAGCTGGCTAAATCAATTGCCGAGTTTTTATTCAACGATGAAAAAGCCATGATCCGCTTTGATATGTCGGAGTTTAAGGAAGAGCATTCCGCGGCTTTATTGTACGGAGCGCCTCCGGGATATGTAGGTTATGAAGAAGGTGGTCTTCTGGTAAATAAGATCCGCCAGCAGCCATATTCGGTGGTGTTATTTGATGAAATCGAGAAAGCACATCCTTCGGTATTTGATATCTTTTTGCAGATACTGGACGAAGGCCATATGCATGACAGATTAGGCAAAGAGGGTGATTTTTCCAACGCACTGATCCTGTTTACTTCCAATATCGGCAGTGAGTGGGTTGCCGGCGAAATACAAAAAGGCAATATGCCCACATCATCGCAATTAATGGAAGTGATGGGTAAAAATTTCCGTCCGGAGTTTTTAGCGCGTTTGTCTGAAATTGTACCATTTGCCCCAATATCCGAAGAAAATGTAGTCCGGATATTTGATATACAACTCAAAAGCCTGGTGTTGGCGCTCGAAAAAATGGGCATTGGCATGCAGATCAGTGATGAAGCTAAAAGTATGCTGGCTTTGAAAGGTTTTACGCCCAAATACGGCGCAAGGCAATTATCGGGTGTGATACGTAACCAGCTGCGTAGACCTATTTCACGATATATTATTTCCGGGGAGTTAAAAAAGGGAAATAGCGTGATCATAAGTAAAAATACAGACAGCGATGAGCTGTTATGGGATATTAAGTAA
- a CDS encoding PKD domain-containing protein, which yields MKDDYNSGRPVDTNRQTYAFLYIIVGILIIAALIFLFKSSLFDKRTVNARLLKDEIFLNENLVYSDNTANAKNWVWEFGNGDKSNLQNGSYKFKRPGDYIVRVTVDGTLKQQFPVNVKDTIVQSVDTLMVINGPTQGIVNEQIRLEAQGNARIYEWSFGETGRVDVKGSTALYTYHNPGTYFIKLSTDKSKHPVYHRMLISNPDSTVNAIVTPGEGERKVIDDIRAHLQAIANGADFNTNYYYLVNKYFCGDEKVTVNLETNGDSKQTDFYSYCMRLTFGGGINIDEAQVTLRAKSSCSSMLTVKQHSSTSNGAPRRAK from the coding sequence ATGAAAGACGATTACAACAGCGGCCGCCCCGTGGATACCAACAGGCAAACCTATGCCTTTCTATATATTATAGTTGGTATACTCATTATTGCTGCATTGATCTTTTTATTTAAAAGCTCATTATTTGATAAAAGAACAGTTAACGCCCGGCTGTTAAAAGACGAGATATTTTTAAACGAAAACCTGGTATACTCAGACAATACAGCTAATGCTAAAAACTGGGTATGGGAATTTGGCAACGGCGATAAATCAAACCTTCAAAACGGGAGTTATAAGTTTAAACGCCCGGGCGATTACATTGTGCGGGTCACTGTAGACGGTACTTTAAAGCAGCAGTTTCCGGTAAATGTTAAGGATACCATTGTGCAATCTGTTGATACCCTAATGGTTATTAACGGGCCTACTCAGGGTATTGTTAATGAACAGATCAGGTTAGAAGCACAGGGGAATGCCAGGATATATGAATGGTCATTTGGCGAAACCGGCAGGGTTGACGTTAAAGGATCTACCGCTTTATATACCTACCATAATCCCGGAACCTATTTTATAAAACTCAGTACCGATAAAAGTAAACACCCGGTTTATCACCGTATGCTGATATCAAACCCCGATTCAACAGTTAACGCTATTGTAACACCCGGCGAAGGCGAACGCAAAGTGATTGATGATATCCGGGCGCATTTGCAGGCCATTGCCAACGGGGCCGATTTTAATACCAATTACTATTACCTCGTTAACAAATATTTCTGCGGCGATGAAAAAGTAACCGTTAACCTGGAAACCAACGGTGATAGTAAACAAACCGACTTTTACTCGTATTGTATGCGCCTCACTTTTGGCGGGGGTATTAATATTGATGAAGCCCAGGTAACCTTAAGAGCCAAGTCGAGCTGTTCAAGTATGCTTACCGTTAAACAGCATTCATCAACCTCGAATGGCGCTCCAAGACGGGCCAAATAA